A single genomic interval of Nostoc commune NIES-4072 harbors:
- a CDS encoding trifunctional serine/threonine-protein kinase/ATP-binding protein/sensor histidine kinase yields MLKLIARIPDYSIASLIYETTATVIYRAYSKAKGHSVVIKLLKAEYPTVKEIAQIKHEYEIIQNLNITGVIRAYELISYDNGYSNGLAMVLEDFGGESLKVQISNTGFELRKFLNIAGQITETLGELHTHHIIHKDLQPENILYNPNTEKIKLIDFSIASLLSKESPEISSLNLLEGTLAYMSPEQTGRINRTLDYRTDFYSLGVIFYEMLTGRLPFQNAQDPMELVHCHIAKIPVAPHEINPNVPLVISAIAMKLLSKTAEDRYQSAYGLKADLEQAAIQLQTKGSIDLFTLGQQDFSHQFQIAQKLYGREVEVAALMAAFEKVSLGSSEVVLVGGYSGIGKSSLVNEVHKPIVRQRGYFIGGKFDQLKRDIPYASLIQAFRELMRQLLAESQARVEVWKNKLLQALGANGQVIIDVIPEVELIIGQQAPVPQLGVAESQNRFNRVFKQFIHAFTAAEHPLVLFLDDLQWADAASVNLVENLMTDPESQYFLLIGAYRDNEVNPTHPLMLMLEAIQASGATVEELFLKPLATPHITQLVTDTFNCESSQAEPLADLLFQKTQGNPFFLTQLLKVLHQDNLLIFDYRSGLWQWDLNKIQEQAITDNVVDLMVNKIQRFSEQTQQVLQLAACVGNRFNLETLAVVNEKSTSATAVDLWEALRAGLILPLSDTYKIPQLLNQSELATYCNTAVQVDYKFLHDRVQQAAYSLIPIDQQKQVHLKVGKLLLHNTEKSQLEEHLFDIVNHFNAGGSLIVEPAERYELAELNLKAGQRAKSSSAFVTALKLLETGMSYLPENSWQDNYLLTLNLYLQSGEAEFLNGKYEEALLIFEQTFSQVKTTLDMCRVNEYRIMCYRMENDLNSAYKIGLNTLELLDLEFTAYPDDAYLLEKLNQTKKVIGDRSTFSLAELPPMQDEEKLMAQRILKEVWPIAYFLGSKALHITSMNITQLSVQYGNSPISVFGYMLYAFNLVFQYGEVDSGYEFGKLSLRLHEVLRTKELEANILNMWGGLVCHYKDHISESKPYLLKGFNSGLETGSYQWSGYCSVNFLWQSLFGNESLEKTAEIAEDFIPSLRKIDKNMLNYHLLAMEAIANLIKPAEKIDELVGTWADEEQVLEFAQASSDMLSAFVVYIYKLALCNWYGEFIKAVEYADNAEKYVGGARGIFINPVFYFHQSIALAGAYAEADTETQAIYLDKLNVNLEKFQQWAMHCPTNYQHKFLLIQAEVARIHQQDYQAMELYDKAIASAAENGYLQNEALANELAFRFYLAKDRKNFAKIYLKEARYGYLKWQATGKVRQLDEQYSQIFRDTVERRRATKQIQDISEAKTQTLDISTAIKASQALSSEMELNPLLEKMMTIAIENAGAQMGYLLVKRENQWIIEAEGSIDRDQLTVRSSSLFQVKHKLPVLLINYVERTKENLVLDDASHTERFVSDNYIVANQPKSIMCLPFSHQGKLTGVLYLENNLTTGVFTAERLEVLNLLTSQVSISIENARLYTNLHIYSQELEISETQAREKAKQLEHTLDELKLTQSQMVQSEKMSSLGQLVAGVAHEINNPVSFIYGNLTYVNNYVKDLMSVVELYQQQNQNLPPKVQNEIDAVDLDFLMEDLPKLLASMKGGTDRIRQIVLSLRNFSRLDEAEVKAVDIHEGIDSTLMILQNRLKPEPDSLGIQVIQEYGNLPPVECYPGQLNQVFMNLIANSIDSLEEFNKHRTYADIARQPSIITIRTTVEGDFAVIRIADNGSGISENVRQKLFTPFFTTKPVGKGTGLGLSISYQIVTNKHRGQLECVSVSGRGAEFMISIPLKATQGELCRF; encoded by the coding sequence ATGCTTAAATTAATTGCTCGTATCCCGGATTATAGTATTGCAAGTTTAATTTATGAAACTACTGCCACAGTAATTTATCGAGCATACTCCAAGGCTAAGGGGCATTCAGTTGTGATCAAACTGCTCAAGGCAGAATATCCTACTGTCAAAGAGATTGCTCAGATTAAGCACGAATACGAAATTATCCAAAACTTGAACATTACAGGTGTAATTAGAGCTTATGAATTAATCAGTTACGACAACGGTTACAGTAATGGTCTAGCAATGGTTTTAGAAGATTTTGGTGGAGAATCTTTAAAAGTTCAGATATCTAATACAGGCTTTGAACTTAGAAAATTTCTCAACATTGCCGGTCAAATTACTGAAACTTTAGGAGAGTTACATACCCACCACATTATTCATAAGGATCTTCAGCCGGAAAACATTCTTTATAACCCCAATACCGAAAAAATAAAATTGATTGACTTCAGCATCGCTTCGCTGCTGTCAAAAGAAAGCCCAGAAATCAGTAGCCTCAACCTCCTAGAAGGAACGCTGGCTTATATGTCGCCAGAGCAAACCGGACGCATCAACCGAACCTTAGATTATCGCACAGATTTTTACTCATTAGGTGTCATTTTCTACGAAATGCTCACGGGTCGGCTCCCCTTTCAGAATGCTCAAGACCCAATGGAATTGGTGCATTGTCACATTGCGAAAATTCCAGTAGCTCCGCATGAGATTAATCCTAATGTACCACTGGTAATCTCTGCGATCGCTATGAAACTTCTGAGCAAAACTGCTGAAGACCGCTACCAGAGTGCTTACGGGTTAAAGGCTGACCTAGAACAAGCAGCAATACAACTGCAAACAAAAGGCAGCATTGACCTTTTTACTTTAGGTCAGCAAGATTTTTCGCATCAATTCCAAATAGCTCAAAAACTTTACGGTCGGGAAGTAGAAGTGGCGGCTTTAATGGCTGCCTTTGAAAAAGTTAGCCTTGGTTCTAGCGAAGTTGTGTTGGTAGGAGGATATTCTGGTATCGGCAAATCCTCATTAGTTAACGAAGTTCACAAACCGATTGTCCGGCAAAGAGGTTACTTTATTGGTGGCAAATTTGATCAACTCAAACGAGATATTCCTTATGCTTCTTTGATTCAAGCATTTCGAGAATTGATGCGACAACTGTTAGCTGAAAGCCAAGCCAGAGTTGAGGTTTGGAAAAATAAATTACTACAAGCATTGGGAGCTAACGGTCAAGTTATTATTGATGTCATCCCGGAAGTAGAACTGATTATTGGGCAGCAAGCGCCTGTACCGCAGTTGGGCGTTGCTGAATCTCAAAACCGTTTTAATCGGGTGTTTAAGCAATTTATCCATGCCTTTACTGCTGCGGAACATCCCTTAGTACTGTTTTTAGATGACCTCCAATGGGCAGATGCTGCCTCTGTCAACCTAGTCGAGAATCTGATGACTGACCCAGAAAGTCAGTATTTCTTACTGATTGGGGCTTACCGAGATAACGAAGTTAATCCCACCCATCCACTGATGTTAATGCTAGAGGCAATTCAAGCATCTGGGGCTACTGTTGAAGAGTTGTTTTTGAAGCCATTAGCAACACCTCATATTACTCAACTAGTTACTGACACGTTCAATTGCGAATCATCTCAGGCAGAACCTTTAGCCGATTTACTGTTTCAAAAAACCCAAGGTAATCCTTTTTTCTTGACTCAGTTACTAAAAGTACTACATCAAGATAATCTTTTGATATTTGATTATCGTTCAGGTTTATGGCAGTGGGATCTCAACAAAATTCAGGAACAAGCCATTACCGATAATGTTGTCGATTTAATGGTGAATAAAATTCAAAGGTTCTCAGAACAAACGCAGCAAGTTTTACAATTAGCTGCTTGTGTTGGGAACCGTTTTAATTTAGAAACCCTAGCTGTAGTAAACGAAAAATCTACATCGGCAACAGCAGTTGATTTATGGGAAGCTTTGCGGGCAGGATTAATTCTTCCTTTGAGTGATACTTACAAAATTCCTCAATTGTTGAATCAATCAGAATTGGCAACATACTGCAATACTGCTGTACAAGTTGATTATAAGTTTTTACACGATCGCGTTCAGCAAGCTGCTTATTCTTTAATACCAATCGATCAGCAAAAACAAGTACACCTAAAGGTAGGTAAATTACTATTACATAATACTGAAAAATCCCAATTAGAAGAACATCTTTTTGATATTGTCAACCATTTCAATGCTGGCGGTTCATTGATTGTGGAACCAGCAGAAAGATATGAACTAGCAGAATTAAACCTGAAAGCAGGTCAACGGGCAAAATCATCTTCGGCGTTTGTAACTGCACTCAAGTTGCTAGAAACAGGGATGAGTTATCTACCTGAAAATAGCTGGCAAGATAATTATTTACTTACCCTAAATTTATATTTACAATCTGGAGAAGCGGAATTTTTAAATGGAAAATATGAGGAAGCCTTGCTGATTTTTGAGCAGACTTTCAGCCAGGTTAAAACTACTCTTGATATGTGTCGGGTGAATGAATATCGAATTATGTGTTATCGGATGGAGAATGATTTAAACTCCGCATATAAAATTGGGTTAAATACTTTAGAGCTTTTAGACTTAGAGTTTACAGCTTATCCTGATGATGCATATCTATTGGAAAAACTTAATCAAACCAAAAAAGTTATTGGCGATCGCTCAACTTTTAGTCTCGCAGAACTACCGCCAATGCAAGATGAAGAGAAGTTAATGGCTCAACGCATTTTAAAAGAAGTCTGGCCTATTGCCTACTTTTTAGGATCTAAAGCGTTGCATATCACATCGATGAATATAACTCAACTTTCAGTTCAGTATGGCAACTCACCAATTTCGGTATTTGGCTATATGCTTTATGCTTTTAATCTGGTGTTTCAATATGGTGAAGTTGATTCAGGTTATGAGTTTGGTAAGCTATCTTTACGATTGCATGAAGTTTTAAGAACTAAGGAATTAGAAGCAAATATTTTGAATATGTGGGGCGGTTTAGTTTGTCACTACAAAGACCATATTAGCGAGAGTAAACCTTATTTATTGAAAGGATTTAATAGTGGTTTAGAAACAGGTTCTTATCAATGGTCTGGTTATTGTTCAGTTAATTTTTTATGGCAATCATTATTTGGAAATGAATCTTTAGAAAAAACCGCAGAAATAGCCGAAGATTTTATTCCTAGCCTCCGCAAGATTGACAAAAATATGTTGAACTACCATCTGCTGGCTATGGAAGCGATCGCTAACCTAATTAAGCCAGCAGAAAAGATTGATGAACTTGTTGGAACTTGGGCAGATGAAGAGCAAGTGCTAGAGTTTGCACAGGCATCTTCGGATATGTTGAGTGCATTTGTAGTTTATATCTATAAACTTGCACTCTGTAACTGGTATGGAGAATTTATCAAAGCTGTTGAGTATGCAGACAATGCAGAAAAATATGTAGGGGGAGCGCGAGGAATTTTTATTAATCCTGTTTTCTATTTTCACCAAAGTATTGCCTTAGCAGGAGCTTATGCAGAGGCAGATACCGAAACTCAAGCCATTTATCTTGATAAACTAAACGTCAACTTAGAAAAATTCCAGCAATGGGCAATGCACTGTCCAACCAATTATCAACACAAGTTCCTGCTGATTCAAGCAGAAGTGGCTCGGATTCATCAACAAGATTATCAGGCAATGGAACTGTATGATAAGGCGATCGCTTCTGCTGCCGAAAACGGTTATTTACAAAATGAAGCCTTAGCAAACGAACTGGCATTTCGATTTTACTTAGCCAAGGATAGGAAAAACTTTGCCAAAATTTATTTAAAAGAAGCCCGCTATGGCTATTTAAAGTGGCAAGCTACGGGTAAAGTTCGGCAACTGGACGAACAATATTCGCAAATTTTTAGAGATACAGTTGAGCGGCGTAGGGCTACAAAGCAGATTCAGGATATTTCTGAAGCTAAAACCCAAACTCTAGATATCAGTACAGCGATTAAAGCATCCCAAGCACTCTCAAGCGAGATGGAGTTAAATCCTCTGCTGGAGAAGATGATGACGATCGCAATCGAGAATGCTGGGGCCCAAATGGGTTATCTACTTGTAAAACGAGAGAACCAGTGGATAATTGAAGCCGAAGGAAGCATTGATCGAGATCAACTGACAGTGCGATCGTCGAGTCTGTTTCAAGTAAAGCATAAACTACCAGTTTTGCTGATTAACTATGTTGAAAGAACAAAAGAAAATTTGGTTTTAGACGATGCTAGCCATACAGAGCGTTTTGTGAGTGACAACTATATTGTTGCCAATCAACCCAAATCAATTATGTGTTTGCCTTTCTCTCATCAGGGTAAGCTAACTGGAGTTCTTTACCTGGAAAATAACCTCACCACCGGAGTCTTTACCGCAGAGCGATTAGAGGTACTGAACTTGTTAACCTCGCAAGTTTCCATCTCCATAGAAAATGCTCGGCTCTACACAAATTTGCACATATACTCCCAGGAGTTAGAGATTTCAGAAACACAAGCGCGTGAGAAAGCAAAACAGCTAGAACACACCCTCGATGAATTGAAGCTCACCCAGTCTCAGATGGTGCAAAGCGAAAAAATGTCTAGCTTGGGGCAGTTGGTAGCAGGGGTTGCTCACGAAATCAATAACCCAGTCAGCTTTATCTACGGCAACCTTACTTACGTTAATAATTATGTCAAAGACTTGATGAGTGTAGTAGAACTTTATCAGCAGCAAAACCAGAATTTACCGCCTAAAGTTCAGAACGAGATAGATGCGGTTGACTTAGATTTTTTGATGGAAGACTTACCTAAGCTGTTGGCTTCCATGAAAGGGGGAACCGATCGCATTCGCCAAATTGTGTTATCTTTACGAAACTTTTCCCGTTTAGACGAAGCTGAAGTTAAAGCCGTTGATATTCATGAGGGCATTGATAGCACCTTAATGATTTTGCAAAATCGGCTGAAACCCGAACCAGACTCTCTGGGAATTCAGGTAATACAGGAGTACGGCAACCTGCCACCCGTAGAGTGCTACCCTGGCCAACTGAATCAGGTATTTATGAATCTGATCGCTAATTCAATTGACTCTTTGGAAGAATTTAACAAACATCGGACTTATGCCGATATTGCACGTCAGCCAAGTATCATTACAATTCGTACTACTGTTGAAGGCGATTTTGCCGTCATTCGCATTGCTGATAACGGTTCTGGTATCAGCGAAAATGTACGGCAAAAACTCTTCACACCCTTTTTTACCACCAAACCTGTTGGTAAAGGCACTGGTTTAGGGCTATCTATTAGTTACCAGATTGTGACTAATAAGCATCGAGGACAGTTGGAGTGTGTATCCGTTTCAGGACGAGGGGCTGAATTTATGATCTCTATCCCCCTTAAGGCAACGCAGGGGGAGTTGTGTAGGTTCTAA
- the hisC gene encoding histidinol-phosphate transaminase codes for MTNYFRSNVDAMASYIPGEQPQRGTKIIKLNSNENPYPPSPAALAVLQNIDGEWLRRYPEPFGDEFRQAASKVLGVPSDWIIVGNGSDELLSVVIRACAEPGKKVVYPMPTYVLYRTLTEMQAAEIIEIPYSQDYSLPLEELVAANGSVTFIASPNSPSGHVVATNDLRKLASQLSGVLVIDEAYIDFTEENALALVKDYENVIVIRTLSKGYSLAGLRLGFGVANPKLLQGLFKVKDSYNIDAIACAIGTAAITDQAYKNACVAKIKASRNQLATDLKQLGFHLWDSQANFLLVQPREGNAEYLYQKLKERGILIRYFKQPGLDDKLRITVGTDEQNQALVEALIYLLEAGGRGQEAGE; via the coding sequence ATGACCAACTACTTTCGCTCTAATGTAGATGCAATGGCTAGCTACATTCCCGGTGAGCAGCCTCAACGCGGTACAAAGATAATTAAACTCAACAGTAACGAGAACCCCTATCCTCCTTCGCCTGCGGCGTTAGCTGTGCTGCAAAATATTGATGGCGAGTGGTTGCGGCGGTATCCAGAACCTTTCGGGGACGAGTTCCGGCAAGCTGCAAGTAAAGTTTTGGGTGTTCCTAGCGATTGGATAATTGTGGGAAATGGCAGTGATGAATTGTTGAGTGTGGTGATTCGAGCCTGTGCAGAACCTGGAAAGAAAGTAGTTTATCCGATGCCAACTTATGTGCTATATCGCACATTAACAGAAATGCAAGCTGCGGAAATTATTGAGATTCCTTACAGCCAGGATTACAGTTTACCTTTAGAAGAATTGGTTGCGGCCAATGGATCTGTAACATTCATTGCGTCGCCTAATAGTCCATCGGGGCATGTGGTAGCAACAAATGATCTGCGAAAATTAGCCAGCCAGTTATCGGGAGTTTTAGTGATTGACGAAGCATACATAGATTTTACCGAAGAGAATGCATTGGCTTTGGTAAAGGACTACGAAAACGTCATTGTAATTCGCACACTTTCTAAAGGCTACTCGTTGGCTGGATTACGGCTGGGATTTGGGGTGGCAAATCCCAAGCTGTTGCAGGGATTGTTTAAGGTGAAAGATAGCTATAACATAGATGCGATCGCTTGTGCAATTGGCACGGCTGCGATTACCGATCAAGCTTATAAAAATGCTTGTGTGGCAAAGATTAAAGCATCGCGGAATCAGTTAGCAACAGACTTAAAGCAATTAGGTTTTCACCTTTGGGATTCGCAAGCTAACTTTTTGCTGGTACAGCCCAGAGAAGGAAATGCAGAATATCTGTATCAAAAACTGAAGGAACGGGGAATTTTAATCCGCTACTTCAAGCAGCCTGGATTAGATGATAAATTACGCATTACTGTTGGCACAGATGAACAAAATCAGGCTTTAGTGGAAGCATTAATTTATTTGTTAGAGGCAGGGGGCAGGGGGCAGGAGGCAGGGGAGTAG
- a CDS encoding rRNA large subunit pseudouridine synthase E, whose protein sequence is MTNHYRYIIFYKPYGVLCQFTKDAPTHSTLKDYIDVPDVYPVGRLDWDSEGLLLLTNDGQLQHRLAHPRFGHKRTYWVQVERIPDADAIKRLQTGVEIQDYRTQPAEVRLLPQEPQLPERNPPIRFRKNVPTAWLEMTLTEGKNRQVRRMTAAVGFPTLRLVRVSIAHLQLDDLQLGQWRDLSTSELQFLHNFSKSKSFPPKTNPL, encoded by the coding sequence ATGACAAATCATTACCGATATATTATTTTTTACAAACCCTATGGCGTTCTGTGCCAGTTTACAAAAGATGCTCCCACACATAGCACCCTGAAAGATTATATTGATGTACCTGATGTGTATCCTGTGGGACGTTTAGACTGGGATAGTGAAGGGTTGCTCCTATTAACGAATGATGGACAATTGCAACATCGTCTCGCCCATCCGCGTTTTGGCCATAAACGTACTTACTGGGTACAGGTAGAGCGAATTCCAGATGCAGATGCGATAAAAAGGTTGCAAACAGGTGTGGAAATTCAAGATTACCGCACTCAACCAGCAGAAGTTAGGCTGTTACCACAAGAACCACAGCTACCTGAACGCAATCCGCCGATTAGATTTCGCAAAAATGTACCGACAGCTTGGCTGGAAATGACTTTGACAGAGGGAAAAAACCGCCAAGTACGGCGTATGACTGCGGCTGTAGGGTTTCCGACTTTGCGACTGGTTAGGGTTAGCATAGCCCACCTACAATTAGATGACCTACAATTGGGTCAATGGCGCGATTTAAGCACATCTGAACTCCAATTTCTACATAATTTTAGTAAATCGAAAAGTTTTCCTCCAAAGACGAATCCTCTCTAA
- a CDS encoding VOC family protein encodes MTQEQQTAIAGIYEVCIGVPEAISAIQYWEQFGYRIGEIGELTADVANQLYGVNSSLRSIRLYHQNSDHGLIRLMIWQNPTHEGLGTASMKIKGNRWATSLTADVLNILNHIENAKAAGLPIRYSIPYWEVIYNKERKSRPFIEPAVGVREMLLLQPLARQVLFQRFGYTLPHYGQVNLNAALKTSQFTHLGIIVQDDSKETLKFYEEVLGLLRVRDDVETSYESSPAGKDIFDLNPGEKFIVTAFDDPRSSKSDLMAARSGRLYIIRFPEEINLESRFEAAQPGSLGMSLYTYRVKGIQEYCDRIKASTVQKVTDIISNEFGEMSFSFVAPDGYFWTLLEGN; translated from the coding sequence ATGACTCAAGAACAACAAACCGCAATTGCAGGTATCTATGAAGTCTGTATTGGCGTTCCAGAAGCAATTTCTGCAATTCAGTATTGGGAGCAATTTGGCTATCGCATTGGTGAAATCGGTGAATTAACCGCAGATGTAGCCAATCAATTATATGGAGTGAATTCATCTTTACGCTCAATCCGCCTCTACCACCAAAATTCAGATCATGGTTTGATTCGGCTGATGATTTGGCAAAATCCTACCCATGAAGGCTTGGGAACAGCGTCGATGAAAATTAAGGGAAATCGCTGGGCGACAAGCTTAACGGCAGATGTTTTAAATATTTTAAATCATATAGAAAATGCTAAAGCGGCAGGTTTGCCTATTAGATACTCTATCCCTTATTGGGAAGTCATCTACAACAAAGAGAGGAAAAGCCGTCCTTTTATTGAGCCAGCAGTTGGTGTACGAGAAATGCTGCTACTCCAACCCTTAGCTCGACAGGTTTTATTTCAACGGTTTGGCTATACACTACCGCATTACGGACAAGTTAACCTTAATGCTGCTCTCAAGACTAGTCAGTTTACCCACCTGGGAATCATAGTTCAAGATGACAGCAAAGAAACGCTGAAGTTTTATGAAGAAGTTTTGGGTTTGCTGCGTGTACGTGATGATGTCGAAACTAGCTATGAATCTTCACCAGCAGGTAAAGATATTTTTGACCTTAATCCTGGTGAAAAGTTTATTGTTACGGCCTTTGATGATCCCCGTTCTTCTAAGTCTGACCTGATGGCCGCACGCAGTGGTAGACTTTATATCATTCGATTCCCAGAAGAGATAAATCTAGAATCGCGCTTTGAGGCTGCCCAACCAGGTAGCTTGGGTATGTCTTTATATACCTATCGGGTAAAGGGAATACAAGAGTATTGCGATCGCATCAAAGCAAGTACTGTACAAAAAGTTACAGATATCATTAGTAATGAGTTTGGCGAGATGAGTTTTTCATTTGTTGCGCCAGATGGCTACTTCTGGACTTTGCTAGAAGGTAATTAA
- the fdhD gene encoding formate dehydrogenase accessory sulfurtransferase FdhD: MKMPTKSKTKATVWVVENGKMRSRLDQLTTEEPLEIRLAPFQKTVAVTMRTPGADFELAAGFLYSEGVVSHREDIRRISYCVDELVDGEQHHNIVNVELRDGLIPDLQPLERHFYTSSACGVCGKASLEALRLRGCPVIPSGPTVTPEIIYSLPDKLRAAQGIFTATGGLHAAATFNAQGQLLNLREDVGRHNALDKLIGTALLSDELPLNNCIVLVSGRSSFEILQKSTTAGVPIVCSVSAPSSLAVSVAKEFGITLIGFLRGERFNIYTGLQRIKAT, translated from the coding sequence ATGAAAATGCCAACGAAAAGCAAGACTAAAGCCACTGTTTGGGTAGTAGAAAATGGTAAAATGCGATCGCGTTTAGACCAACTCACCACCGAAGAACCTTTAGAAATTCGCCTTGCCCCTTTCCAGAAGACGGTAGCTGTAACCATGCGGACACCAGGAGCAGATTTTGAACTAGCTGCTGGTTTCCTCTACAGTGAAGGAGTCGTTAGCCACAGAGAAGATATTCGGCGTATCAGTTACTGTGTGGATGAATTGGTAGATGGTGAACAACACCATAACATTGTAAATGTAGAACTACGAGATGGTTTGATTCCAGACTTACAGCCTTTGGAGCGTCATTTCTACACTAGTAGCGCCTGTGGAGTGTGTGGTAAAGCTAGCCTTGAAGCTTTGCGTCTGCGGGGATGTCCAGTGATTCCTTCTGGCCCAACAGTAACACCTGAGATCATTTACAGTCTACCTGATAAGCTCCGGGCTGCTCAAGGTATCTTTACAGCTACAGGAGGTTTGCACGCTGCGGCTACCTTCAATGCTCAAGGACAACTGTTAAACCTGCGCGAAGATGTTGGACGACACAATGCTTTGGATAAATTGATTGGTACAGCTTTGCTCAGTGACGAGTTGCCTTTAAATAATTGTATTGTTTTAGTAAGCGGACGCTCTAGTTTTGAGATTTTGCAAAAATCTACAACTGCTGGAGTTCCCATTGTCTGTTCTGTTTCCGCTCCCAGTAGTTTGGCGGTGTCTGTCGCCAAAGAATTCGGAATTACCTTGATTGGATTCCTGCGCGGAGAAAGGTTTAATATTTACACTGGTTTGCAAAGAATAAAAGCTACTTAA
- a CDS encoding serine hydrolase domain-containing protein produces the protein MANNISQRIIGKSLAKQVISTSTVGKSSQLQKLLNEIVVEQKIPGAVMYINTPKGSWLGASGVNSLSTKTRMKPTDGFSIASMSKTFMAVVVLKLVEQGKIELDQAIATYLPRDISPHIVNSDKITVRQLLNHTSGVAEYLDTKEFIQATAKRSRSQPWTAREAIKYMYQEQPKANPGEKFIYTDCNYILLELIVENITRGTLAQAIRSQILKPLGLKHTFTELREPTIGEVATGYGDRNKDGKLDSYAQVNDGNGLGDGGLVSTAEDLAKFSKALFVKKTLLSPKMMKEMLKFKDNGEGYSYGLGVERFSSPLAKAIGHTGIAYGFATLLAYLPNQNTTIVVLLNNQNVDIKSIARTGLEVVENK, from the coding sequence GTGGCTAATAACATTAGTCAGAGAATAATTGGAAAATCTCTTGCTAAACAAGTCATATCTACCTCTACCGTAGGAAAAAGTTCTCAACTACAGAAACTTTTAAATGAGATAGTTGTAGAACAGAAAATACCTGGTGCAGTCATGTATATTAATACACCTAAAGGCTCTTGGTTGGGAGCATCTGGTGTGAATAGCTTGTCAACTAAAACCCGGATGAAACCCACAGATGGCTTTTCTATTGCCAGTATGAGCAAAACTTTTATGGCGGTGGTTGTGCTGAAGTTAGTGGAGCAAGGGAAGATAGAATTAGACCAGGCGATCGCAACCTACTTACCAAGAGATATCAGTCCTCATATTGTCAACAGCGACAAAATTACAGTTCGTCAACTACTCAACCATACCAGTGGTGTTGCTGAATACTTAGATACAAAAGAGTTTATTCAAGCTACAGCTAAAAGAAGTCGCTCACAGCCTTGGACAGCTAGAGAAGCTATTAAGTATATGTACCAAGAGCAACCGAAGGCAAATCCTGGAGAAAAATTTATTTATACTGATTGCAACTACATTCTTTTGGAACTGATTGTTGAAAATATCACTAGAGGAACTCTTGCACAAGCAATTCGCAGTCAGATTTTAAAACCATTAGGATTAAAACATACCTTTACGGAATTACGCGAACCGACAATTGGAGAAGTAGCTACAGGTTATGGCGATCGCAATAAGGATGGTAAGCTAGATAGCTATGCCCAAGTCAATGATGGCAATGGTTTAGGAGATGGTGGATTGGTTTCAACAGCAGAGGATTTAGCAAAGTTCTCTAAAGCGTTATTTGTCAAAAAAACCTTACTCTCCCCGAAGATGATGAAAGAAATGTTGAAATTTAAAGATAATGGCGAAGGCTATAGCTATGGGTTGGGTGTAGAAAGGTTTTCATCTCCTTTGGCAAAAGCAATTGGGCATACTGGTATAGCTTATGGCTTCGCAACATTACTTGCATATCTCCCAAATCAAAATACCACTATAGTAGTGCTGTTAAATAATCAGAATGTTGATATTAAATCAATCGCTAGAACAGGTCTAGAGGTTGTTGAAAATAAATGA
- a CDS encoding Uma2 family endonuclease, translating to MSVAKDFETPEDVIFPPGDLESNEPPLETYLHLQQMLLLIKCIDWWWRDHNGFNDYFAAGNISIHYSPRQRKSEDFRGPDFFVVLNTERKPRDSWVVWEEDGKYPNLIIELLSKSTAAIDKGLKKQIYQDIFRTPEYFWFDPKNLEFAGFILVGGTYQPIEPNPQGLLWSQQLSLYLGVHENQLRYFNAEGQVIPTPEEIAQWEAEHAQQERQRAERLAAKLRELGVDPDTI from the coding sequence ATGTCTGTCGCCAAAGATTTTGAAACCCCAGAAGATGTTATATTTCCACCAGGGGATTTAGAAAGTAACGAACCACCATTGGAAACATACCTACATTTGCAGCAAATGCTGCTATTAATAAAATGTATTGATTGGTGGTGGCGAGACCACAATGGCTTTAATGACTACTTTGCTGCGGGGAATATTAGCATTCATTACAGTCCACGCCAGCGTAAATCCGAAGACTTTCGGGGGCCAGATTTCTTTGTTGTTTTAAATACTGAACGCAAACCCCGTGATAGTTGGGTTGTTTGGGAAGAAGACGGCAAATATCCGAATTTGATTATAGAACTGCTTTCAAAATCAACCGCAGCGATTGACAAGGGCTTAAAAAAACAAATTTATCAAGATATCTTTCGCACTCCTGAATATTTCTGGTTTGACCCCAAGAATCTAGAATTTGCTGGGTTTATTTTGGTGGGAGGTACGTATCAACCTATAGAACCCAACCCACAAGGATTGTTGTGGAGTCAGCAGCTAAGTTTGTACTTGGGCGTTCATGAAAATCAATTACGCTATTTCAATGCGGAAGGACAGGTAATACCTACACCTGAAGAAATTGCCCAGTGGGAAGCGGAACACGCCCAACAAGAAAGACAACGTGCTGAACGTCTAGCAGCAAAACTGCGAGAATTGGGTGTTGACCCAGATACGATTTAA